One window of the Anolis sagrei isolate rAnoSag1 chromosome 5, rAnoSag1.mat, whole genome shotgun sequence genome contains the following:
- the HNRNPD gene encoding heterogeneous nuclear ribonucleoprotein D0 isoform X2 translates to MSDQDFMGDAGAAEAFDEEAEQLEGVAVGGNDEEDGAEGGGGGGGGGESEGAKIDASKNEEDEGKMFIGGLSWDTTKKDLKDYFTKFGEVVDCTLKLDPITGRSRGFGFILFKEAESVDKVMDQKEHKLNGKVIDPKRAKAMKTKEPVKKIFVGGLSPDTPEEKIREYFGGFGEVESIELPMDNKTNKRRGFCFITFKDEEPVKKIMEKKYHNVGLSKCEIKVAMSKEQYQQQQQWGVRGGFPGRARGRGGGPNQSWNPGYSNYWNQGYGNYGYNSGGYGGYGGYDYTGYNNYYGYGDYSNQQGGYGKVSRRGGHQNSYKPY, encoded by the exons ATGTCGGACCAAGACTTCATGGGCGACGCAGGCGCTGCCGAGGCCTTTGACGAGGAGGCTGAGCAGCTGGAGGGAGTCGCGGTCGGAGGGAACGACGAAGAGGACGGCGCggaaggcggcggcggcggagggggcGGCGGCGAATCCGAAGGCGCCAAAATCGACGCCAGCAAGAATGAGGAGGATGAAGG GAAAATGTTCATTGGAGGCCTTAGCTGGGACACTACGAAGAAAGATCTGAAGGACTATTTCACTAAATTTGGTGAAGTTGTGGATTGCACCCTGAAGTTGGACCCTATTACAGGACGATCAAGAGGCTTTGGCTTTATATTGTTCAAGGAGGCTGAGAGTGTTGACAAG GTCATGGATCAGAAAGAACATAAATTGAATGGCAAAGTGATTGATCCTAAAAGAGCAAAAGCAATGAAAACAAAAGAGCCAGTTAAAAAGATTTTTGTTGGGGGCTTGTCTCCAGATACACCTGAAGAGAAAATAAGGGAATACTTTGGAGGATTTGGTGAG GTGGAATCGATAGAGCTTCCCATGGACAACAAAACCAACAAGCGCCGAGGATTTTGCTTCATTACTTTCAAAGATGAAGAGCCAGTGAAGAAAATTATGGAGAAAAAATACCACAATGTTGGTCTCAGCAAG TGTGAAATAAAAGTAGCCATGTCAAAAGAACAATATCAACAGCAACAGCAGTGGGGAGTCCGAGGGGGATTTCCAGGAAGAGCCCGTGGCCGTGGTGGAG GACCCAATCAAAGCTGGAACCCAGGATACAGTAATTACTGGAATCAGGGCTATGGCAACTATGGATACAACAGTGGAGGCTATGGAGGTTATGGAGGCTATGACTACACAGGCTACAACAATTACTACGGCTATGGTGATTATAGCA ATCAGCAGGGTGGTTACGGGAAGGTGTCTCGGAGAGGAGGTCATCAAAATAGCTACAAGCCGTACTAA
- the HNRNPD gene encoding heterogeneous nuclear ribonucleoprotein D0 isoform X3: MSDQDFMGDAGAAEAFDEEAEQLEGVAVGGNDEEDGAEGGGGGGGGGESEGAKIDASKNEEDEGYVGKMFIGGLSWDTTKKDLKDYFTKFGEVVDCTLKLDPITGRSRGFGFILFKEAESVDKVMDQKEHKLNGKVIDPKRAKAMKTKEPVKKIFVGGLSPDTPEEKIREYFGGFGEVESIELPMDNKTNKRRGFCFITFKDEEPVKKIMEKKYHNVGLSKCEIKVAMSKEQYQQQQQWGVRGGFPGRARGRGGGPNQSWNPGYSNYWNQGYGNYGYNSGGYGGYGGYDYTGYNNYYGYDQQGGYGKVSRRGGHQNSYKPY, from the exons ATGTCGGACCAAGACTTCATGGGCGACGCAGGCGCTGCCGAGGCCTTTGACGAGGAGGCTGAGCAGCTGGAGGGAGTCGCGGTCGGAGGGAACGACGAAGAGGACGGCGCggaaggcggcggcggcggagggggcGGCGGCGAATCCGAAGGCGCCAAAATCGACGCCAGCAAGAATGAGGAGGATGAAGGGTACGTTGG GAAAATGTTCATTGGAGGCCTTAGCTGGGACACTACGAAGAAAGATCTGAAGGACTATTTCACTAAATTTGGTGAAGTTGTGGATTGCACCCTGAAGTTGGACCCTATTACAGGACGATCAAGAGGCTTTGGCTTTATATTGTTCAAGGAGGCTGAGAGTGTTGACAAG GTCATGGATCAGAAAGAACATAAATTGAATGGCAAAGTGATTGATCCTAAAAGAGCAAAAGCAATGAAAACAAAAGAGCCAGTTAAAAAGATTTTTGTTGGGGGCTTGTCTCCAGATACACCTGAAGAGAAAATAAGGGAATACTTTGGAGGATTTGGTGAG GTGGAATCGATAGAGCTTCCCATGGACAACAAAACCAACAAGCGCCGAGGATTTTGCTTCATTACTTTCAAAGATGAAGAGCCAGTGAAGAAAATTATGGAGAAAAAATACCACAATGTTGGTCTCAGCAAG TGTGAAATAAAAGTAGCCATGTCAAAAGAACAATATCAACAGCAACAGCAGTGGGGAGTCCGAGGGGGATTTCCAGGAAGAGCCCGTGGCCGTGGTGGAG GACCCAATCAAAGCTGGAACCCAGGATACAGTAATTACTGGAATCAGGGCTATGGCAACTATGGATACAACAGTGGAGGCTATGGAGGTTATGGAGGCTATGACTACACAGGCTACAACAATTACTACGGCTATG ATCAGCAGGGTGGTTACGGGAAGGTGTCTCGGAGAGGAGGTCATCAAAATAGCTACAAGCCGTACTAA
- the HNRNPD gene encoding heterogeneous nuclear ribonucleoprotein D0 isoform X1, translating into MSDQDFMGDAGAAEAFDEEAEQLEGVAVGGNDEEDGAEGGGGGGGGGESEGAKIDASKNEEDEGYVGKMFIGGLSWDTTKKDLKDYFTKFGEVVDCTLKLDPITGRSRGFGFILFKEAESVDKVMDQKEHKLNGKVIDPKRAKAMKTKEPVKKIFVGGLSPDTPEEKIREYFGGFGEVESIELPMDNKTNKRRGFCFITFKDEEPVKKIMEKKYHNVGLSKCEIKVAMSKEQYQQQQQWGVRGGFPGRARGRGGGPNQSWNPGYSNYWNQGYGNYGYNSGGYGGYGGYDYTGYNNYYGYGDYSNQQGGYGKVSRRGGHQNSYKPY; encoded by the exons ATGTCGGACCAAGACTTCATGGGCGACGCAGGCGCTGCCGAGGCCTTTGACGAGGAGGCTGAGCAGCTGGAGGGAGTCGCGGTCGGAGGGAACGACGAAGAGGACGGCGCggaaggcggcggcggcggagggggcGGCGGCGAATCCGAAGGCGCCAAAATCGACGCCAGCAAGAATGAGGAGGATGAAGGGTACGTTGG GAAAATGTTCATTGGAGGCCTTAGCTGGGACACTACGAAGAAAGATCTGAAGGACTATTTCACTAAATTTGGTGAAGTTGTGGATTGCACCCTGAAGTTGGACCCTATTACAGGACGATCAAGAGGCTTTGGCTTTATATTGTTCAAGGAGGCTGAGAGTGTTGACAAG GTCATGGATCAGAAAGAACATAAATTGAATGGCAAAGTGATTGATCCTAAAAGAGCAAAAGCAATGAAAACAAAAGAGCCAGTTAAAAAGATTTTTGTTGGGGGCTTGTCTCCAGATACACCTGAAGAGAAAATAAGGGAATACTTTGGAGGATTTGGTGAG GTGGAATCGATAGAGCTTCCCATGGACAACAAAACCAACAAGCGCCGAGGATTTTGCTTCATTACTTTCAAAGATGAAGAGCCAGTGAAGAAAATTATGGAGAAAAAATACCACAATGTTGGTCTCAGCAAG TGTGAAATAAAAGTAGCCATGTCAAAAGAACAATATCAACAGCAACAGCAGTGGGGAGTCCGAGGGGGATTTCCAGGAAGAGCCCGTGGCCGTGGTGGAG GACCCAATCAAAGCTGGAACCCAGGATACAGTAATTACTGGAATCAGGGCTATGGCAACTATGGATACAACAGTGGAGGCTATGGAGGTTATGGAGGCTATGACTACACAGGCTACAACAATTACTACGGCTATGGTGATTATAGCA ATCAGCAGGGTGGTTACGGGAAGGTGTCTCGGAGAGGAGGTCATCAAAATAGCTACAAGCCGTACTAA